Within Aerosakkonema funiforme FACHB-1375, the genomic segment CAGATACCTCAAAGTCACAGCAAAAACAATTTATAGCTAAAGTACAAGCCAACCAGAAAAAAATGCAGAAATGGGCAAAGTTTGCTCCCATGAATTACCTGCATAAATTTTATCTAGTAGAAGCAGAGCGATATCGAATTTTCGGTCAAAATGCAAAAGCAATGGACTATTACGAACGTGCTATTGCTGAAGCCCAAAAATATGAGTACATCAATGAAGAAGCTTTAGCTCAGGAATTAGCAGCCAAATTTTATCTTTCTTGGGGTTTTCAGCCAATTGCTCAAACTTATTTAATTAATGCTTACTACTCCTATGCTCGCTGGGGAGCAAAAGTCAAATTAGAGGATTTAGAAAAACGTTATCCCCAATTACTCACCGCCGTACTTAACCAAGAAACTAACCTAAATACCAGCGATACTCTAGCCCGTATGACAAAAGGAACTCTTAGTTCTACTAGCACAAGTAGTTCGGCAGTTTTAGACTTAGCTACGGTAATTAAAGCTTCCCAAGCTCTTTCAGGAGAAATTATCCTAGAGCAGTTACTTTCAACTTTAATGCAAGTGGCAATCAAAAATGCCGGAGCGCAGAAATGCGTTTTTATCTTACAAAAAGCAGGCAATTTAGTAGTTGAAGCTACCGGATTCAGCAGTTCTATTAATTTAGAAATATTGTGCTTAACCTCTATATTAGAGTCAATACCAATTGAATTTAGTCAAGAAATTCCAGTAACTTTAATTAACTATGTCTCACGTACATCGGAAACTCTAGTATTCGATAATGCTACTAGCGAAACAACTTTTGCTGCTGACCCCTACATCATCCATTATCAACCAAAATCAGTATGGTGTTCTCCTATCATCAATCAAGGTAAATTAATTGGCCTTCTTTATTTAGAGAATAATTTAGTAACAGGTGCATTTACTCCTGATAGATTGGAAGTGTTAAAAGTTTTATCCTCTCAAGCAGCTATCTCGATTGAAAATGCCAAACTTTATTCAGAAGTCAAGGAGAATGAAAAAAGGCTAGCTCAATTTTTAGAAGCCGTATCAGTAGGTGTGTTTGTCGTCGATGCTAGCGGTAACCCCTACTACGTTAATCAAACCGCACAGCAGATTCTTGGTAAAGGAATAGTCGCCAATGCCTCCAATGAACAGTTGGCAGAAATTTATCAAGTTTATCTTGCAGGAGGTAAACAACTTTACCCCAGGGAACGAGATCCTTTAATGCGGGCATTAGAAGGTGAAGCTACAACTGTTAATGACATGGAAATCTACCAACCTGATAAAGTTGTTCCCATAGAAGTCTGGGGAACACCAATTTTTGATGATAAGGGAAATATTTCTTATGCTATTGTTGCTTTTCAAGATATTACAGAACGCAAAAAAGCAGAAGCGGAACGGGAAAGATTTACTAATGAACTTTTTCTACTTAACCAAGCTTTTTCCCGCTTTGTGCCGCGTCAGTTTCTGCAATTTTTGGAAAAAGAGAGCATTGTCGATGTCAAATTAGGCGACAACATACAGCAAGAAATGTCGGTGCTATTTTCTGATATTCGCGACTTTACCACCTTGTCAGAAACTATGACACCGCAGGATAACTTTAAATTTATCAACTCCTATCTGAGTCGTATGGAGCCTGCTATTATCGAAAATCAAGGTTTTATTGATAAATACAGGGATAATGGCTCTCACCCGCCCCTACAGACCTTCTCACCGAGTCGCCAGACGCTATTGCCAGTTATTGCTCATCCCTGTACAATCTAGGGCAGTACCATATAGCGTCAGTGAAGGGGAGATAACATGGTCTACCAAGCAAAAGTGGGAAATACTGAACTTTCAACAGGGCAAGAACAAGCCAGCTTGCTACCAGAAGGGTGGCAAGAAATCGGCGAGCGTGTTTCTATGTTAATTGCGAAAGCCTGGTTAGATGCTGAATTTAAGCAAAGATTGCTAGCCGAGCCGAGAGAAACTTTGGAAGTTGAAGGAATTAATGTTCCTGCTGGTGTTCGGGTACAAATAGATCAACTTAATCACAACTGGAGTATCGGCTCGACACCTGGTTTATCAGATGATGTAGTTTGGAGAATTCCCCTACCTCCTAAGCCTGCGGATATTTCAGAAGAGCAACTTTCAGCTTTGACTAGCGGTAACCTCTCGGCAGTTCCTAAAGATAGAATCCCAACCTGCTGCTAATATTTAGCAAAACAGCTAACAAACCGGGTTTGTTTACAAAAAATAGCAAAAAAGTAAGGTGAGACCTGCACAAAGAAACCGGGTTTCTACCAACAAACCCGGTTTCTGGCCTCTAAACCTGCCCCCCGCGCGATGCCGATGCAACCGGACATGATATGATTCGTCTACCGAGATTTAAGCATTGCTTCCATATAGAAGTGGTAGAACCAGAAGGAGTCTTTTTGCTATCGGAGCAAGATCCCATATTTTTGACTGGAAAAATTTATCAAAAATTAGCTCCTTTGCTAGATGGTTCTCGCACCGTAGAAGAGTTGGTGAATTTGCTGGCAGATGCAGCATAGGCACCGGAAGTTTACTATGCTTTGATGCGATTAGAACAGAAGGGATATATTGTTGAAAACGATAACAGTATATCTCCTGAAGCAGGCGCTTTTTGGGATAGCTTGTCAATAGATAATCGACAAGTATCTTATCTGCAACCAACGGCTGAAGTAGCGGTAACAACCTTTGGTAATATTCCCACTCACTTATTTGTGTCCAGTTTAAAATCGCTGCATCTCCAGGTAAATCAACAAGGAAAATATCAGGTTGTTTTAACAGATGATTACCTGCGCGATGAATTGGCTATTTTTAATCAAAAAGCACTGCAATTACAGCAGCCTTGGATGTTAGTTAAACCTGTAGGAACTGTGATATGGATTGGGCCGATTTTCCATCCCGGAAAAACAGGTTGTTGGGAATGTTTAGCACAGCGATTAAGAGGAAATCGTCCTGTAGATGCGTTTATCCATCAAAGAAAAGGTAAACCCTCTTTTTTTCCTACTTCTAAAGCTGCACTACCTTCTACTCTTCAAACTGCATTTGGTTTAGCTGCTACAGAAGTTGCGAAATGGATTGCACAAGCAGAAAGTCAACAGTTAGAAGGTCAGGTATTAACACTGAATCTCAGGTCGCTGGAAATGCTTTCCCATCAGTTAGTTCGGCGTCCGCAATGTTGCAGTTGCGGTCAACCTGAATTATACGCTCCTACTCGCCCTCCCATCCCCATCAATTTACAAAGTCGTCCCAAAGCCATTGTCGAAGATGGCGGATATCGCAGCATCACCCCAGAAGAAACCTTGGCACAATACGGACATCATATCAGTCCGATTACCGGAGTAGTGCGAAATCTGGATCGCCTTTCTCACCCCACCAATCGCTGGAATCACACCTATATAGCCGGACACAACTTCGGTCTGATGTTCGATGACCTTTATTTTCTCCGCCAAACAGTCAGGGGTCGCAGCGGCGGTAAAGGTAAAACCGTAGACCAAGCAAAAGCCAGTGGTTTGTGCGAAGCAATAGAACGTTACTCTGGCACATTTCAGGGAGATGAAATCCGCATTCGCGCCACTTATCAAGACTTAGGCGAGACAGCTATTCATCCCCATACCTGCCTAAACTTTAGCTCAAAACAATATCAAAATCGACATCTTTGGAATGTACATTGCCCCCCGCATCAAAAAATACCAGAACCCTTCGATACCTCACGGATAATTGACTGGACTCCCATTTGGTCTTTAACGGATCGAACCTTCAAGTATCTGCCTACAGCTTATTGCTATTACGGATATCCTCGCTCTCAAAGTCCCGATTGCTGGGCAGACTCGAACGGAGCCGCAGCCGGAAATAATATAGAAGAAGCTATTCTACAAGGCTTTATGGAATTAGTAGAGCGGGATAGCGTTTGTTTGTGGTGGTACAATCGCTTACAAAGACCAGGTGTAAATTTAACAAGTTTTGATGACCCATATATTCGGGGACTACAGGAATATTACCGCACAATTGAACGCCTAATTTGGGTTCTTGATGTCACCAGCGATTTTGGCATTCCCACTTTTGTCGCTATTTCTAGCACTTTCGCTCGAAAAGTCACTCAGCTATTGTTTGGTTTTGGAACGCATTTCGATGCCAAAATAGCAATTACCAGAGCCTTAACTGAGGTTAATCAAGCACTTCCCCCGGTTTTTACAACACGGGAGGCAAACTCTGACCCAAACAATAATGAACCGGAGCAAACCACTATTGAAGATTGTCCCTATTTTCTTCCCCATCCTACCCTACCTGAAAAGATTTCCTCTGATTATTCCCAGTTTGGCCATGAAGATTTACTCAATGATGTTCTAGCTTGCCAAAAAATTGTCGAAAATATGGGAATGTCTATGTTTGTGCTGGATCAAACTCGTCCCGATATCAATTTAAATGTAGTAAAAGTTATTGTTCCTGGAATGCGCCATTATTGGCGGAGATTGGCACCAGGACGACTTTACAACGTACCCGTGCAGTTAGGATTGCTCTCACAACCATTACCAGAAGAAAAGCTAAATCCCCAGTCAATTTTTTAATATATCAAATGTCTGAAACTTCTATACTTTCTTTTTTACCAGGCATATCCCTAGAACAGCAAAATGAGGAATGGGTGCTTAACTATCAAACAGGAACCTACTCCAAAAACACAATTTCTTTGCCCAATTGTTCGCTGGGAATATTGCAGGCTTGGCAAGTACTATGCGGCGATGGAGGGACGCGGGAACAACTGAGTTCTCTGGTTCAAGAAACTGATGGTTTGTCCAAACTACCTGAATTTTATTATTATCTCGAACAATTTGAACGCCTCGGCCTGATCTGTCAAACTTTCTGTGCAGATGGAACACCGCTAGCCAAAATAGTTCCCCTTGTAAGAGCGCCCGCTTTTGCAATTCAGGAAGTTTCTCCCAAACAGTCTTATGTTTTGTCGCGGTTTGCTTATTTACATCGCCAGAACAATCAAATAGTACTGGAATCACCCCTATCTAAGGTGCAGTTGGTAATACTTGATTGGCGGGGAGGCGCTATTTTAGCCGAACTTAACCAACCATGTTCTTACTCTCAGCTATGCCAAAAAATATCTGGTATTTCTGCAAATGCCGTGCAACAATTCCTCAATTTGCTTGATGCTGCCAAGATGCTTTCAGAAGTTAAAATCGAGGGGGAAATTGCCGAAGATAAACAGGATGCTCTTGTGCAATGGGAATTTCACGATTTACTTTTCCACAGTAAGGTGAGAACCGGAAGACATCGCCAACCTGTGGGGAGAACCTATCGTTTTTTGGATAAAATTCCCCAACTTCCTGCTATTAAAAATCAGGTAACAGGCAGTATTATTTCCCTATATCGACCGGATATTGAAGCGCTCAAAAAAAATGATTTACCTTTTACTCGTGTTTTAGAAGAGAGAAAATCAATTCGACATTATGGCAACCAACCAATTAGCGATCGCCAACTGGGAGAATTTCTTTACCGTTCCCTCAGAGTTAGAGACATCCTCAAAACAGAAACAGAAGAACTGAGTAATCGGCCATATCCCAGTGCCGGAGCTTGCTACGAACTAGAAGTTTATACAACAATTAATTGTTGCGCTCACATACCCTCTGGTTTGTACCATTACAATCCTCAAGAACATCAACTTTCTTTAGTGTCTCCTAAAACTTCTCAAGTGGAAGCTTTATTAGAGGAAGCAGCGCAAAATAATCCAGAGAGACAAACTCCTCAAATTCTAATTATTTTAGCGGCTCGATTTCCCAGAGTTACCTGGTATTACGAATCCATCGCCTATGCTGGCATTCTGAAAAATGTGGGTGCTGTATTTCAAACTATGTATCTGGTGGCAACTACCCTCGACTTAGCCCCTTGCGCTATTGGTTGCGGCAACGCCGACTTATTTGCCGCTGCCGTAGGAACAGACTACTATGCTGAGTCCTCTGTTGGCGAATTCGCTCTATGTAGCAAGCAGTCTTAGAAATGCTCTCCTGGCGCTGCTCCACAGGCACAAAAGATCTACTGGCTTGTTGGTGACATTTAGGGTTTTGCTCATAGCTATCTTATGATTAAGTTGAGCGAACTAGCCCAACGATCGCTTGCACCAAAACGTCTAGCTCAATGGGTTTAGAGATATCTTTTTGGAAGCCTGCGGCAAGCACCTGTTGTTGACAAAGCGTATTTTAAGTCACCACGGCGACCCCTAACGGGGAAAGAACAATGAAACTCCAGCAATCGCTACAGGCTGGAAAGTGGACAAATCGTTACAGGTATAACGAATGCTTTTTCTCCCCAACCTCCAAAACTTTCTGACAGTTGTCATTGAAATTGTTCTGGCTTTATTCTTCGGGATGATGACGCTAGATTTTGTTACAGGATTAGTGAAACTCTGGCATTGTTGTGATTCAAAACTATTATACTGCCAACAACAACTTACGCCACAACAATTAACTGCTTCTCAATCACCGGATACTCCGCCAGCAATCTTTAATCAAGCTAGATTGGTAACTAAACAGTTAGAAAAGCGAACGAAACCTTCCTCTAACCTCGTAAAAGAAGCCGCAGTTGATAGTGAAACACTAACATTAATTGAGAAAGGTACACAGGTTACTATTCGTTCTGTTGGCAAACAATTGGGTATTGCCGTGAGAGTGAACGGTCGATATCAAAGATTGGATTACCTTCGGGCTCAAATCAAATATATTCTCAAATCCCAGCCAAATGAAGTAAGGCAAGCTTTCCAGCAAACTGAACAAAAAGCAGCTTAAAAATTGCTTACGCAAGTAAATAAGTGATAAGCAGAACGCTCTCAACAATGAGTTCCATATCGCTTGTTTACTCACCATGAATACTACATTCGCTAAAACTAGCCATGCCCCCATTCAACAATTGAATAAAGCTGAAAGAAAGCTGTTCTCTTTCGGTATCCAAGTGCGACCTCACCAGCATTTAGGCAAGGTTACATTTCCCGTGCGCTATTGCGGTGCTGGGTTTGGAGTCATCCTGTCATTTATAGGAAACCAACCTACAGAGCAAATGTGGGGTGATTTCTCCAGCACCGCCTATAGAGCTATCAAAGCACATTTCGATGCTTTTTGTGCAGTAGATAGTTTGTAGCTAATACCATCAGTCCGTTTTCGTTGCGTTCACACGCACAGTGGAAACGGACAATTAATTTTTTGGCATTTATGAACCAAAATAACCTGAAAATTCTTCTGCACCAATTAAATCACTACTACCATCAAAGGCGCAAAAATAAGCAAGAGCGAGTAAAACAATTGTTAACCAGACACTTGAACAAATTGCATAGACAAATCCGAAAGCTAATTGAAGCGCAGTAGTTGCTAACAGTGCTAACGCACGAAAAACAATGAATAATTACAAAGGTTGAATTATGCCTACCACAGCTAGTACAATTGTGAGCGATCGCAAGCAAGTTATGAGAGTTTCAGAATTCAGTTTAGTTGAATTGAATTCTGAAGATAGCAATAATAATATAGCAGGTCGCTTGCGTTTTCCACCCCTATGCGCTCGTGCTGCTATTAGGGATATTATTGCATTGCTAATCGAAGATAATGCAACAATTATATCCCAGCATTGTATTGGCGATCGCACCGCTACTACCGGATGGTCAAGTTTGGTATTTCATGCACCAGTAAGCACTTATCAACAGTTAATGCAAACTGCGCGACCATCAAATTTACAGGTAGTTAGAGATAGTACTGCTATGTTATTGCAAGAGCTATTAACGGCTAATCAAGGTACTCCCAATCCTGTTGAAAAGGTAACAAAAGTAGAAGCAAATGGTGCTACAGTTACAAACGAGCCAGTAGAGCTAGCTTCCTCAGAAATTGATGCAGAAGATGAATCATCAGATGAAGTTCCTGCTGAAGTAGCAGAGTGGTTAGTAATTTCCGAGCAAAAGAGCAAATTTCAAGATAGGGATACTGCTGAAAATTCGGTTGTATGCTCTGAAACTCAAGCAGCCTTTCCTGAGTCCAATTCTAACAACCAGATGGCTACAGAAGAACAACTCAAACTACTGACTCTCGCTAAGTTGAAGGAACTGGCATTAAAACATGATATTCAAGGTCGTTCGACTATGACCAAGAATTTGGCAAGCGCCCATAAACTATTAGTACCTAAACTCGTAGGATTGATTGCATCTGATGAAATTTGAATAAAAGGCTATCCCGCTTAGTGATGAGCGGGATAATATTTGTCATCCGCGATCGATTTGTTGATAAATTACATCGTTTACAGCTTTTCCAGAGGCGATCGCGTGATACCACTTTTATCTAACTTCTGCTCCAGTTCTATGATAAACGCAAAGTCTTCCGGCGGTAAAAGCTGGTTTCCGCTGTTGACTTTACCTACTGTTTGCTCGTTTTCTAAAAATGAGAACGCCTGTCTAAATTGATACGGACTTGTCTGGATAGGCGCATCAAAATGGCAGGCTATAATCTGCTGAAAATTCCAACTAGCTACTTTATCAGCCCAGTCAAGGGTTTTCTTAGGTGCGTGGTCGAGAATGAAGATTTGCAAAATGGGAGCTACAAAAGGTCTTCCGCCCCCTCGCAGTCGATCGAACGAGCGCTGCCAGTCATCTTTCCACCGGAACGGAAACAAACCAAAATAAGCTTTTTTCGACCTATCCGGTGCTTTCAAGGCATCGCGAAACGCCTGTTTGAGCGATACTGGCTCCAATGCGCTCGGTGCGAAGTAAAGTGCAAACAAGCATATCCGCTGCCATCCTTTGCTGCGGTTTTCCTCGCTATCAGTAATTACATCTAAGGCTGTATCTCTGGCGTGGAACAGCAAGGCATAGGAGTCTAATTGAACGATTGGAGGCGGCGCTTCTGGTACTGCCAGCACTGTATCTGTTAGCAGCAGCGTGCGCGAGTTTTTGTGGAACAATGCTACTTCCACAAACGACCCGCGTCCGAGATTGATATCCAATATGGCGTACTCAAAATCATCAGCAAAGGGTGCTAAGCTACTGTCTTCCGGTAGTACGTGAGTCCGATTTCGAGGAAAACCGAGCCAACTTAAAGGCAAGTTTATCGGATAACTCCACTGAGAAGGTGTTACAAAAACCTGTGCTGAAGGAAATTGTCTGGCAAATGGGCCAACAAAAACTTTGTGTTCCAATCCAGAGGCAGTTGGCAGGATGATGTACCTAACATTGCCGTGAATAGCTACCAACTCTTTGACAAGTTTGATGCACTCTTTTGTCGGTGCGATCGGGGCATAAACTAGCAGACCGCCCTTTGAGAGCTTAACAACGGTCATGCGAATCGGCACGACAGTATATAAGATGCCTTGTATTTGATCGAATGTCCAGATGGTATCTTCGTAAGCTTCTGTGCGAACTGTCCGACGCTTGCTGTAGGGGTAGAGCGGCACCAGAGGCCAAAAACCCCATACCCAGTCTCTAGGATTGATGCTCGAACTAGCCTGCTGTGGTTTGGTTTCTTGCCCTTCTTGAAGTGATCCCATCGGCTCCACACTTTCCTCGATAATCTCCTAAATTTTTAAATCTTTATTTCTTTATATTTTAAATAATTCTGAACCTATCATCTATATTTTAGCAAAGCTAACGCTTTTACATGAACGAACATTTAAAAGCGTTTAACCATAATGCACAGACATAATTTCGCTCAAAATATCAATCTCGGTTTGCATACTAACTGCGGTAAGCTCAAGTTGGTAAACTGGATTTTAGCTAAATGCCAAGCAGCAGAATTTCTCGGTCAAGACGGAGATGCCGGATTGCGAAAAGTATTTCGGGTATTACCGGAAATTAAATCCTACGGCGATGCTTTGGAATGGGCAATTAACCAAGGATACCGTTAAAAATAATTTAACTTCGAGTTCCCTCTCCGGGGACTAATTTTTTTGTTTGGCTCGCTCGTATTTGTTAAGTAGAAGCTAATAAGCAGCTTACCATCCTTGATGATTGTGATCGAGAAATTGTTTATCACAGTCCTTGCACAAATAACGTAGCAAAAAGCGTAGAGGTAATATTAAGTTGGAATAATTGATTTCTCCAAAGTGCGATCGCGACATTGGTCGCACAGCTAAACCTAACTCAAAAGGAAATCCCCACAGATAGTTCAGCACATAGTCTAACCATAGAAGCTAAAACTCTATAGCTGAAGCTATCAGTGAGGAAAGTTCCAAACTTCCATCAAAGAAGTTTTGGCGCAATCAGTTTTTACGCCCTAGATGGATGTCCGTTTATTGAAAGCATTTGCAGCCTGTCCTTCTGACTGTGGTGTAACGGCTTTTTCAGCACACAAAGCGATCGGTAACATAAATACGTACTCGGACAGTTTTTGGTTAGGAGGATGTCCTAGCTCAATAGATTTGCTATCCTCACCTTGAGCAGAAACGGGTAAAAAGTAGATATTGTCTCCTGAGCTAAAAGTGTGTTTGACAGTGGCGACTAACCGAACGCCAATGGTATCAACCAGAGAAGTTTTTAACGGTTGTAATTCCTCGTCTTCTTCTAGCGCATTGCCAATATTACCTAAACATTTGAGTGCTTCATCAGAGATAAACTTGCTAATGCTTTTTTGCAGTTCTATCCCTCGACTATTGGCAATTTGTGTTCCCGTACCTCCCAAAGAGTATAAACCTGCAAAAGATTCATTACGATAGTGTCGCGAAGGAACCAAAAGCCGCCGTTGCTTCAAGGATTCGTAAAAATTGGTGAAGAAAAAGCGTGCTGTATCATCCTCATTGACAAACAAATCGATTTTGGGAATAACGCAGACAAATTTGGTCGTTTTTAGATGTTCAGCGCCCTTTTGATCTTGAAGGTCGCTCAGTAACTTTTGGAGGAGTTGCAACTGACTAACTTGTGCAGCATTTTGACGAGAGGAGTTAACCCGATTGTAGTTATCTTCCAATCCTTTCCAAGTCCCGTCTTGATCTCCTTTAGTCAGCTTTTCTCGAATAGAAGGTTCGATGGACAGGTCGAAAAAGAATACAATGGTTTCGGCGTTTTTGAGAATCCGCAATACCCAAGGTTCGGAGCCACTTTTAGTTAAACTCTGAGCAGCAACTTCTCCAGGGATATCGGTAAAAACAAAGTGACTTTTTCCAAAAGAAGTGTTGGGAAATTCAACTGATAGTTTGATACTCCGTCTAACACCCAGAGGATTTGGTTTTGGCATTCGTCCTGCCCAATATTCTTGATTCAACTCGTTCATGCGAGCTTCATCATCGGGGGAGTCAAAACTAACTGTAGCACCAAGCGCCGCCGCGTTGGTATAGAAAGTGGTAAAGCCTGTTAGCATCACGGTAGATTTGCCAGTGCCAGGGCTACCCAATAAAATGACAGAGTGGGTTTCTTCTGGTTTAGGATACCAACCGCATTTGTCATTTTCCCAATCGTAGTTAAGCAAATTATTTGTAGTAGAATTTTCCGGGATATCGCCTACTAAACCACTGCAAGCGAAATGCACAAATTTGTAAATTTGAGTACCCAAAAACTCAACAATTCTGGCTACGACATCAGGCTGATTTCCATTTACTGCACCTGAACCTAAAGCAGCTTCATTCGTAGTTGGGTTAATTCCCAGTTGACGCACTGCTTGGACAAATTTGGAATCCCATCCTAAATTAGGATTGCCTAAAACTACTTCAGAGCAAAGGAGACGATGCAGTAATTTGGGAGAAACGTATGTCAGGCGAGGGAGAATAAACAGAACATTCGTTTTGATGCCGATTAGGGAGACAACTTGTATGTTTTGTTGACTGCGATGCCCTAACATCAGCGCTAAAATAAATTGAATTCGCAGAACTGCTTCGGCTAAATTTGGATCGGGAGTTCCATTCAGCGCTTTGTCAAGCTGTAGAATGCACTTGAGATAAAATAAAAGGTTAGGACAAACTTCATCCAAAAGTGCTTCTAAGCTAGCCCGTTCACCGTAAAATTTCTTCATCCATTGGGCAACA encodes:
- a CDS encoding DUF4336 domain-containing protein; the encoded protein is MGSLQEGQETKPQQASSSINPRDWVWGFWPLVPLYPYSKRRTVRTEAYEDTIWTFDQIQGILYTVVPIRMTVVKLSKGGLLVYAPIAPTKECIKLVKELVAIHGNVRYIILPTASGLEHKVFVGPFARQFPSAQVFVTPSQWSYPINLPLSWLGFPRNRTHVLPEDSSLAPFADDFEYAILDINLGRGSFVEVALFHKNSRTLLLTDTVLAVPEAPPPIVQLDSYALLFHARDTALDVITDSEENRSKGWQRICLFALYFAPSALEPVSLKQAFRDALKAPDRSKKAYFGLFPFRWKDDWQRSFDRLRGGGRPFVAPILQIFILDHAPKKTLDWADKVASWNFQQIIACHFDAPIQTSPYQFRQAFSFLENEQTVGKVNSGNQLLPPEDFAFIIELEQKLDKSGITRSPLEKL
- a CDS encoding SagB family peptide dehydrogenase — encoded protein: MSETSILSFLPGISLEQQNEEWVLNYQTGTYSKNTISLPNCSLGILQAWQVLCGDGGTREQLSSLVQETDGLSKLPEFYYYLEQFERLGLICQTFCADGTPLAKIVPLVRAPAFAIQEVSPKQSYVLSRFAYLHRQNNQIVLESPLSKVQLVILDWRGGAILAELNQPCSYSQLCQKISGISANAVQQFLNLLDAAKMLSEVKIEGEIAEDKQDALVQWEFHDLLFHSKVRTGRHRQPVGRTYRFLDKIPQLPAIKNQVTGSIISLYRPDIEALKKNDLPFTRVLEERKSIRHYGNQPISDRQLGEFLYRSLRVRDILKTETEELSNRPYPSAGACYELEVYTTINCCAHIPSGLYHYNPQEHQLSLVSPKTSQVEALLEEAAQNNPERQTPQILIILAARFPRVTWYYESIAYAGILKNVGAVFQTMYLVATTLDLAPCAIGCGNADLFAAAVGTDYYAESSVGEFALCSKQS
- a CDS encoding TRAFAC clade GTPase domain-containing protein, with the protein product MTSNTVKDFLETVKPGHSGITCPACGSILGIRRQGTYDMILTKKARLELDSSITNYRSFLEGLEAVLEQINIIGIKSTSVNSSYRKEKADNPFLAEGGVYKNTQGAQAVEEYVSKNIDYFEWGQNFWSFYRRSDFEAVVATNLDANKDKVQKIYNRAKEILLSGLEPRSLSGPLIDLIFEQRYVAQWMKKFYGERASLEALLDEVCPNLLFYLKCILQLDKALNGTPDPNLAEAVLRIQFILALMLGHRSQQNIQVVSLIGIKTNVLFILPRLTYVSPKLLHRLLCSEVVLGNPNLGWDSKFVQAVRQLGINPTTNEAALGSGAVNGNQPDVVARIVEFLGTQIYKFVHFACSGLVGDIPENSTTNNLLNYDWENDKCGWYPKPEETHSVILLGSPGTGKSTVMLTGFTTFYTNAAALGATVSFDSPDDEARMNELNQEYWAGRMPKPNPLGVRRSIKLSVEFPNTSFGKSHFVFTDIPGEVAAQSLTKSGSEPWVLRILKNAETIVFFFDLSIEPSIREKLTKGDQDGTWKGLEDNYNRVNSSRQNAAQVSQLQLLQKLLSDLQDQKGAEHLKTTKFVCVIPKIDLFVNEDDTARFFFTNFYESLKQRRLLVPSRHYRNESFAGLYSLGGTGTQIANSRGIELQKSISKFISDEALKCLGNIGNALEEDEELQPLKTSLVDTIGVRLVATVKHTFSSGDNIYFLPVSAQGEDSKSIELGHPPNQKLSEYVFMLPIALCAEKAVTPQSEGQAANAFNKRTSI
- a CDS encoding TOMM precursor leader peptide-binding protein; translation: MRLEQKGYIVENDNSISPEAGAFWDSLSIDNRQVSYLQPTAEVAVTTFGNIPTHLFVSSLKSLHLQVNQQGKYQVVLTDDYLRDELAIFNQKALQLQQPWMLVKPVGTVIWIGPIFHPGKTGCWECLAQRLRGNRPVDAFIHQRKGKPSFFPTSKAALPSTLQTAFGLAATEVAKWIAQAESQQLEGQVLTLNLRSLEMLSHQLVRRPQCCSCGQPELYAPTRPPIPINLQSRPKAIVEDGGYRSITPEETLAQYGHHISPITGVVRNLDRLSHPTNRWNHTYIAGHNFGLMFDDLYFLRQTVRGRSGGKGKTVDQAKASGLCEAIERYSGTFQGDEIRIRATYQDLGETAIHPHTCLNFSSKQYQNRHLWNVHCPPHQKIPEPFDTSRIIDWTPIWSLTDRTFKYLPTAYCYYGYPRSQSPDCWADSNGAAAGNNIEEAILQGFMELVERDSVCLWWYNRLQRPGVNLTSFDDPYIRGLQEYYRTIERLIWVLDVTSDFGIPTFVAISSTFARKVTQLLFGFGTHFDAKIAITRALTEVNQALPPVFTTREANSDPNNNEPEQTTIEDCPYFLPHPTLPEKISSDYSQFGHEDLLNDVLACQKIVENMGMSMFVLDQTRPDINLNVVKVIVPGMRHYWRRLAPGRLYNVPVQLGLLSQPLPEEKLNPQSIF